The Delphinus delphis chromosome 10, mDelDel1.2, whole genome shotgun sequence genome includes a region encoding these proteins:
- the TDP2 gene encoding tyrosyl-DNA phosphodiesterase 2 isoform X1, protein MEQKSGPDGAPEGEREEGEPEVKKRRLLCVEFASVASCDAAVAQCYLAENDWEMERALDSYFEPAVEESALKSHLETASEPEPWMEARPSSGADASLPKSRLSLRSVDLTKEETSDSTSSKTSTSENVQQEDGSMFSFITWNIDGLDLNNLPERARGVCSYLTLYSPDVVFLQEVIPPYAAYLKKKASSYEIITGREEGYFTAIMLKKSRLKFKSQEIIPFPNTKMMRNLLCVHVSVSGNELCLMTSHLESTKGHAKERMNQLKMVLKKMQEAPESATVIFAGDTNLRDHEVSKCGGLPSNTLDVWEFLGKPKHCQYTWDTQMNSNLGIAATCKLRFDRIFFRAAAEGGHIIPRSLDLLGLEKLNCGRFPSDHWGLLCTLDLIL, encoded by the exons ATGGAGCAGAAGAGCGGTCCGGACGGTGCACCGGAGGGTGAGCGGGAGGAGGGAGAGCCCGAGGTGAAGAAGCGGAGACTTCTGTGTGTGGAGTTTGCCTCGGTCGCGAGTTGCGACGCCGCCGTGGCTCAGTGCTACCTGGCCGAGAACGACTGGGAGATGGAA AGAGCGCTGGACTCGTACTTCGAGCCGGCAGTGGAGGAGAGCGCTTTAAAAAGCCATCTTGAGACCGCCTCTGAGCCCGAGCCATG GATGGAGGCGCGTCCCAGCAGCGGAGCTGACGCTTCTCTCCCGAAGTCCAGGCTGTCACTTCGAAG TGTTGACCTAACCAAGGAAGAAACAAGTGATTCCACTAGTTCTAAAACCAGCACATCTGAAAATGTTCAGCAAGAAGATGGCAGCATGTTCTCTTTCATTACCTGGAATATTGATGGATTGGACCTAAACAATCTGCCAGAGAGGGCTCGAGGGGTGTGTTCCTATTTAACTTT GTACAGCCCAGATGTGGTATTTCTACAGGAAGTTATTCCCCCATATGCTGCCTACCTAAAGAAGAAAGCAAGTAGTTATGAGATTATTACAG GTCGTGAAGAAGGATATTTCACAGCTATAATGTTGAAGAAATCGAGATTGAAATTTAAAAGCCAAGAGATTATTCCTTTTCCAAATACAAAAATGATGAGAAACcttttgtgtgtgcat GTGAGTGTGTCAGGAAATGAACTTTGCCTTATGACTTCTCATTTGGAGAGCACCAAAGGGCATGCTAAGGAACGAATGAATCAGTTGAAAAtggttttaaagaaaatgcaagaGGCTCCAGAGTCAGCTACAGTTATATTTGCAGGAGATACAAATTTAAGGGATCACGAA gtttccAAATGTGGTGGTTTACCCAGCAACACTTTGGATGTCTGGGAGTTTTTGGGCAAACCTAAGCATTGCCAGTATACATGGGATACACAGATGAACTCTAATCTTGGAATAGCTGCTACTTGTAAGCTTCGTTTTGATCGAATATTTTTTAGAGCAGCAGCAGAAGGCGGCCACATTATTCCCCGAAGTTTGGACCTCCTTGGGTTGGAAAAACTGAACTGTGGTAGATTTCCTAGTGATCACTGGGGTCTTCTGTGCACCTTAGATTTAATATTGTGA
- the TDP2 gene encoding tyrosyl-DNA phosphodiesterase 2 isoform X2, whose protein sequence is MEQKSGPDGAPEGEREEGEPEVKKRRLLCVEFASVASCDAAVAQCYLAENDWEMERALDSYFEPAVEESALKSHLETASEPEPCVDLTKEETSDSTSSKTSTSENVQQEDGSMFSFITWNIDGLDLNNLPERARGVCSYLTLYSPDVVFLQEVIPPYAAYLKKKASSYEIITGREEGYFTAIMLKKSRLKFKSQEIIPFPNTKMMRNLLCVHVSVSGNELCLMTSHLESTKGHAKERMNQLKMVLKKMQEAPESATVIFAGDTNLRDHEVSKCGGLPSNTLDVWEFLGKPKHCQYTWDTQMNSNLGIAATCKLRFDRIFFRAAAEGGHIIPRSLDLLGLEKLNCGRFPSDHWGLLCTLDLIL, encoded by the exons ATGGAGCAGAAGAGCGGTCCGGACGGTGCACCGGAGGGTGAGCGGGAGGAGGGAGAGCCCGAGGTGAAGAAGCGGAGACTTCTGTGTGTGGAGTTTGCCTCGGTCGCGAGTTGCGACGCCGCCGTGGCTCAGTGCTACCTGGCCGAGAACGACTGGGAGATGGAA AGAGCGCTGGACTCGTACTTCGAGCCGGCAGTGGAGGAGAGCGCTTTAAAAAGCCATCTTGAGACCGCCTCTGAGCCCGAGCCATG TGTTGACCTAACCAAGGAAGAAACAAGTGATTCCACTAGTTCTAAAACCAGCACATCTGAAAATGTTCAGCAAGAAGATGGCAGCATGTTCTCTTTCATTACCTGGAATATTGATGGATTGGACCTAAACAATCTGCCAGAGAGGGCTCGAGGGGTGTGTTCCTATTTAACTTT GTACAGCCCAGATGTGGTATTTCTACAGGAAGTTATTCCCCCATATGCTGCCTACCTAAAGAAGAAAGCAAGTAGTTATGAGATTATTACAG GTCGTGAAGAAGGATATTTCACAGCTATAATGTTGAAGAAATCGAGATTGAAATTTAAAAGCCAAGAGATTATTCCTTTTCCAAATACAAAAATGATGAGAAACcttttgtgtgtgcat GTGAGTGTGTCAGGAAATGAACTTTGCCTTATGACTTCTCATTTGGAGAGCACCAAAGGGCATGCTAAGGAACGAATGAATCAGTTGAAAAtggttttaaagaaaatgcaagaGGCTCCAGAGTCAGCTACAGTTATATTTGCAGGAGATACAAATTTAAGGGATCACGAA gtttccAAATGTGGTGGTTTACCCAGCAACACTTTGGATGTCTGGGAGTTTTTGGGCAAACCTAAGCATTGCCAGTATACATGGGATACACAGATGAACTCTAATCTTGGAATAGCTGCTACTTGTAAGCTTCGTTTTGATCGAATATTTTTTAGAGCAGCAGCAGAAGGCGGCCACATTATTCCCCGAAGTTTGGACCTCCTTGGGTTGGAAAAACTGAACTGTGGTAGATTTCCTAGTGATCACTGGGGTCTTCTGTGCACCTTAGATTTAATATTGTGA
- the TDP2 gene encoding tyrosyl-DNA phosphodiesterase 2 isoform X3: MEARPSSGADASLPKSRLSLRSVDLTKEETSDSTSSKTSTSENVQQEDGSMFSFITWNIDGLDLNNLPERARGVCSYLTLYSPDVVFLQEVIPPYAAYLKKKASSYEIITGREEGYFTAIMLKKSRLKFKSQEIIPFPNTKMMRNLLCVHVSVSGNELCLMTSHLESTKGHAKERMNQLKMVLKKMQEAPESATVIFAGDTNLRDHEVSKCGGLPSNTLDVWEFLGKPKHCQYTWDTQMNSNLGIAATCKLRFDRIFFRAAAEGGHIIPRSLDLLGLEKLNCGRFPSDHWGLLCTLDLIL; encoded by the exons ATGGAGGCGCGTCCCAGCAGCGGAGCTGACGCTTCTCTCCCGAAGTCCAGGCTGTCACTTCGAAG TGTTGACCTAACCAAGGAAGAAACAAGTGATTCCACTAGTTCTAAAACCAGCACATCTGAAAATGTTCAGCAAGAAGATGGCAGCATGTTCTCTTTCATTACCTGGAATATTGATGGATTGGACCTAAACAATCTGCCAGAGAGGGCTCGAGGGGTGTGTTCCTATTTAACTTT GTACAGCCCAGATGTGGTATTTCTACAGGAAGTTATTCCCCCATATGCTGCCTACCTAAAGAAGAAAGCAAGTAGTTATGAGATTATTACAG GTCGTGAAGAAGGATATTTCACAGCTATAATGTTGAAGAAATCGAGATTGAAATTTAAAAGCCAAGAGATTATTCCTTTTCCAAATACAAAAATGATGAGAAACcttttgtgtgtgcat GTGAGTGTGTCAGGAAATGAACTTTGCCTTATGACTTCTCATTTGGAGAGCACCAAAGGGCATGCTAAGGAACGAATGAATCAGTTGAAAAtggttttaaagaaaatgcaagaGGCTCCAGAGTCAGCTACAGTTATATTTGCAGGAGATACAAATTTAAGGGATCACGAA gtttccAAATGTGGTGGTTTACCCAGCAACACTTTGGATGTCTGGGAGTTTTTGGGCAAACCTAAGCATTGCCAGTATACATGGGATACACAGATGAACTCTAATCTTGGAATAGCTGCTACTTGTAAGCTTCGTTTTGATCGAATATTTTTTAGAGCAGCAGCAGAAGGCGGCCACATTATTCCCCGAAGTTTGGACCTCCTTGGGTTGGAAAAACTGAACTGTGGTAGATTTCCTAGTGATCACTGGGGTCTTCTGTGCACCTTAGATTTAATATTGTGA
- the ACOT13 gene encoding acyl-coenzyme A thioesterase 13, with translation MSCKAKSLLEAIKFSGKALGFDRSLEKVTLVSAVPGKVICEVKVEEQHTNKMGTLHGGMTATLVDVVSTYALMCTERGAPGVSVDMNITYMSPAKMGEDIVITAHVLKQGKTLAFVSVDLMNKATGKLIAQGRHTKHLGN, from the exons ATGAGCTGTAAGGCAAAGAGTCTGCTGGAGGCGATAAAGTTCTCAGGAAAGGCTCTCGGTTTTGACAGAAGTTTGGAAAAG gTGACTCTTGTTTCTGCTGTCCCTGGGAAAGTGATTTGTGAAGTGAAAGTAGAAGAGCAGCATACCAATAAAATGGGCACCCTCCATGGTGGCATGACAGCCACTTTAGTGGATGTCGTATCAACATATGCTCTGATGTGCACAGAAAGGGGAGCACCCGGAGTCAGTGTCGACATGAACATAAC GTACATGTCACCTGctaaaatgggagaagatatagTGATTACAGCACATGTTCTGAAGCAAGGAAAAACACTTGCATTTGTTTCTGTGGATCTGATGAACAAGGCCACGGGAAAATTAATAGCACAAGGCAGACACACAAAACACCTGGGAAACTGA